Within the Vagococcus carniphilus genome, the region AATTATATTTTCTTTTTTATAGCTTTTACCTCTTTAGTCTTACTTCTTTTTTTTAGCCCTAAATTAATTGAAGAAAAAGTCTATCACTCAAGTGAGATGGTGACGGTCAATCGTAACAAGTTAAATACAGAAAGCTCGATCAGCTTACCGGAGAGAATGATTTTAGCTAATGAACAGTGGAGTGGTCAAAATAGAACCTATGTAGACGAGGACCGAGTAAAGGTATTAAAAAAGAGTCTTGAAGAGTTATTTCAAGCATTAAACTTACCACTAGAAAAATTTATCATAACAAACGGTAAAGCGGAGTTAGTAGAGGATCTTGTTTTTTGGAATACTCACTTTGTCTCAACCCAATCAGATGCGTATGGTGATTTTGTTGTAGATGACAGCACATCTCAAATCCTTCAGTTCTCAATTTTTTACTATGACCCAATAAAAAAAGTTTCGAAAAAAGAATTAGTAACTAATTATTTAGGTTATTTAGGATTAAAAGAAGAGAAAATAAAACAAGACAATGATATTTTTGAAGTTCAATTAAAAACAGGAGAAATGATTAATTTTATGTTTGATGAACGAGATTCTTATTTTAATATGCAAGCCTATGTTAAGGTGACGAGTCCTTAAAAAGACTTGATACAATGTAGATACATTCTGATGATATCTTCTTATTAGTAAATAAGAAAAGGAATGAATCTAAATGAATAAAAATATTAAAATAATTTTATTGAGTGTGTTACTATTTTCCGTTATCTTGATTGGAATAGATAAAGCCTATGAAGCTGTTAGTAAAGATATACAACTGAATCAAAAAAATGCTAAAAGACAGCTTGAATCAAGTTCGGCAGAACAACCAGTGAAAGAATCAAGCTCTAAAAACGAATTAACTAGTGTTAGTTCCACAGAAAAAGAAATAGAAAAGACGACAAGTGAAAAAAGAGTCGCACTAACATTTGATGATGGTCCTAACCCTAAGACAACACCAGAAGTTTTAAAAGCATTGGATGAATACCAAGTTAAGGCTACTTTTTTCTTACTAGGAACAAATGCTCAAAGTAATCCAGATATTGTAAAAGATATAAAAAAAGCAAATCATGAAATTGCTAGTCATACAAATGCTCACAGTGATTTAACCACATTAACACCAGAACAAGTAGAAGCAGATATTGATAAAAGCGATCAGGCGATTAAAGAAATTACAGGAGAAAAACCAGCTTATATTAGACCTCCATATGGTGCAGTTAATAAGAAAGTTGCAGGAATAATCAAACGTCCTTTAATTCAGTGGTCAGTAGATTCAAATGATTGGTCTCTAAAGAATAAAGAGAAAATTGCAGAGAGAGTGAAATCAACTGTTTATCCAGGCTCGATTATTTTACTTCATGACATACAAGAACAATCAGCAAAAGCATTACCAGATATTTTAACATTTTTAAAAGAAGAAAATTACGAACTAGTCACAATTAGTGAACTGTTAAACTCTCCCAAAGAAGTGCTAAATTATTATGGTAGTAAAGACAATCGACCGGTTAAATAATTTTGTAAATTACTTATCAATTCATTCAAATTGTGTTAAACTAGTGAAAATTAAACCAAATAAAATAAGTGAGTGATCTTCATATGCTTCGGAGTATTTCTTTATAGCACATTTTAATAAGACTTAAAACAGAAGGCTTATTTGGTGTGCGATTAAAAGAAATGCTCTTGAACTTTGAGTAGAAGGTCGTGAATTTAGGCTTCTATGGTATTTAGCGAGAGTATTTTTTGACTAAGCAAAAACCATAGAAGTCTTTTTTGTATGAAAAAAATTATAAATGTAGGAATAGTTGCTCATGTAGATGCTGGAAAGACATCTCTAACAGAAAAATTATATAGTAAAACACATACGTTATATGAGGCGGGAAGTATAAAAAAAGCTAACACCGTAACAGATACGTTAGAGTTAGAAAAAGAAAGAGGTATCACCATAAAATCGGCTTCAGTATCTCTTGAATGGAAAGAATCAAAAATCAATTTAATTGATATGCCAGGACATATCGAATTTTTTGGAGAAGTGATTCGAGGATTAAATGTTATTGATGTTGCAGTCCTTGTTGTTTCGAGTGTAGGAGAATTACCAACACAAACAAGAAGAATATTTGATACCTTAAAAGAAGCTAAAATACCAACTATCTTTTTCATTAATAAAACAGATGTTAGTACGGCTCAACCAGATTATATAATGAGCGAAATTACCAATAAACTAACTAAAAATCTGATAGATTTAACGCAATCAAAAGAAGAAATAGTAGACAAAATTATTGAAAGAGATGAAACCTTATTAGAAAGATTTATCGATGGAAATAAGATAAGCGAGGAAGAAATCCAAAAAGCTTACAACAAAAGCACTCTTTTAGGGAATATTTTTCCTACTATTCATGGCTCAGCAATTAGTGGAGAAGGAATCGAAGTCTTGTTAGATAGTTTGAATCAATTAGAGCTTCCTTCAAAAGAGAAAGAATTACTTGCTTATTTGTATAAAATTACTTTTACGAATGGGCAAAAACAAGCTTTTTTTAAACTTATTGCCGGTCAAATCAATCGATATGAAACACAGCTTTTAAATGGAGCAGACAGTATCAAAATGAATCGCTTCTTTTGTTTAGAAGATAATCAATTTGTTTTAAGTGATACAGTTCACCCAAATGAAATTTTTATGATACCTAATGAAGAGCGATTAAAAATTGGTGATTGGATAGGTAATAGACCGCCAAAAGAAATTTCCTTACCAAAACCAACGTTAAAAATTACTTTTGAAATAGAGCAAAAAGAACGCCTTATTTTGTTAGATTTACTAAAAGAGATGACAATAGAGGACCCATTACTACAAATGGCTATTGATCCTGATACCTCAGAAATATCAGTGAATATTTTTGGAAGAGTGCAAAAAGAATATGTAGAAGAAAGTTTAAGAAGACGCTACAACTTTACAACTCTTAGTTTGTCTTTACCTAAAGTTGTTTATAAAGAAGTGGTGAAAGAAAAAGGATATGGCACAATTGAAGTCGATGAATCCTTAAATCCTTATTGGGCAACGATGACATTATCGATTGAAGCAAATGATAATCAAGGGATTTGCTTTAATAGCTTAGTGACAACCGGTTATCTCAAACAGTCATTCCAACATGCTATCGAAACAAGTGTCAAAGAATCAATAAAAACTGGACTGTACGATTACGAATTGATCAATGCAACAATTACTTTAACAGACGCCGAATTCTTTAGTCCAGTTAGTACACCGTCAGAATTTAGACAGCTAACCCCATATGCTCTTTATAAAGCACTACTAAATGCAGGGACTTTTATCGTAGAACCAATTCTTGAGATTTCTCTTATAACAGATAAACAGTATTTAGGAAAAGCAATCAGTGAACTAAGTAAGTTAGAGGCAACTATATTGCAAGTAAATGAAACCAATTCTGAAGTAGAAGTCAAAGCAAGATTAGCTCAATCAGACTATCTTATTTTTGAAGAAAAATTAAATGATTTATTTAAGGGACAAGCTTACTTGAAAGAAAAAGTAATTGATTATCAAAAGGTTCAAAATCAAGAGTTGTATCAACAAGGAACAGTAGATCGGATTAAATCTTTATTGATTAAAGAAAATTAAAGGGAGTCTAAAAAAGCATTTATTTCTTTAGTGGAATGCAAAATGATGACTTCTTGATTATTAGATAAATTGGATAGTTCTTTTAAAATGTGAGGGCGTTGATTTTTCCTGAAATTCCAAGTCCATTTTAAAAATGAAGGATCAAATTTTTCAGGACAATCTTTTCCCATATCAGGACGGGTTTTGTTGTTATAACGAATAACTCGTTTCAAGACGTGATAAAGACAAGTCAAACGGGGAATATCTAGGAAAATAATGGTGTCAGAGGCTTTTATACGTAGATTTAGTGTATCTCCGTAATTGCCATCAATAATCCAACTATGCTTTTTCACTAATTGATTTTGAATAGCAATTTGTTCTGACGATGAACACATCATCCAACCAGGTTGCCAAAAGTAGGCGTCTAGGTGGTGAATATCAAGGGTTAATTTAGTTCCTAATTTATTTGCTAAAGTTGATTTACCAGCACCAGAAGAGCCAATAATACAAATTTTTTTCATAAACTCACTCCTTTTTTGTTAATAAGAAAAGTATATCATGAAAGGAAAAAACTCTGATAAAGATAATTTGAATGGTTCATTAATAACTTAATAAATCCTTAATAAAATAATGATAGTAATTATTTGAAACTTATGTTACATTTATGTTACAAAAGTTACTCAATAGTAACAAAAAGAAATGTAAAAGTAATATAAAGAAAGAGGAGATTAAAATGAAAAAAAGAATGTTAGGGTTTGTATTGGTTAGTTCATTGATGCTAGGTTTTGGAATTGGAGCAAAAGCAGAGGAAGCAGAAGTAAATAAAACAGACGAGAGTGTTACAGCAGTAGCAAATGAAGATATTAATAAAGAAGAGGGAGAAACTTCTGAACCAGTCAAACAAGTAGATCCACCAAAACAAGTGGATCAAGATGTGGCTGCTCAAAAAATTGAAGTGAAACAAAAAGTAGAATCTTTAAATGATACAAATGCAAAAGATAAAGTACCAGGATTATTAAGTCGATTGGAAAAAGCAGTAACAATGGAAGAAGTTCAAGCAATTTCTAATGAAGCATCTCAATTATGGGCAGATTACGCATTAGCAATCGAAGTTAATTCTTATAAAAATACAATAAGCGATTTGCAAAAGCTAAATAAAATTACTAAAGAAAAAGCAGATGAGTTAATTGCTAAATTAGATAATGCCAAAACAAGTCAAGAAGCAAAAGACATATTCTCTGAAGTAGCAGGTTTAATTGATGGTAATGCTCTTGTCGAAAAAAGAGATAAGTTAACGTCAAAAGTAAATGAATTAGTGAAACAAGGAAAGCTAACGAAAGAGCAGGGAGACAAATTTTTAGGTCAAATTGAAGTTAGCAGATATGTAGCAGAACTTGAAATAATTGAAGCAGAAGTAGATAAGCAAGTAAAACTAAATGAAACATCAGGTGAAGCTAACTTTAAAGAAAAATATGCTGCAATAGAAAGTTCTATAAAGCAATATGTAGAACAAAATAAATTAACGAAAGAACAAGGTGATAACTTTTTAGCAAAACTAAAAAAATGTCAAACAATTGATGAATTAAATGCTCTTTCAAATGAAATTGAAAAACAAGTTAAAGATAACGAAGCGTCTAAAACTACAACAACAAAACCAAAAAGTATCCTACCTCAAACAGGAGAAAAGCAAACTATTATGAGTGTTGTTATTGGTTTAGTATTTCTTTTAGGAGTAGGAGTTGTATTTTTCAAGAAAAGACAAAGAAAGAGTTAGAAACTCTATAAAAAAGAGAAGAACGTGTGGGTAAAATACCTACACGTTTTTTTTGTAAGGACTAGATGATAGAAAGTAATTCCCAATCTTAAAGAATCCTTAATAAGTAGTTAATGGTAATTTTTAAATACTAATGTTACAATTGTATTACAAGGAAGTTTCTTTTGTAACTATAAAAATTAATGCTAAAAAAATGAGTTAAATAAAATAAATAAGAAAGAAGGGATTGTGATGAGAAAGCGTGTGATAGGTTGTTTGATAGTTGGTATGTTGGCATTGGGACTAGGTGGCGTTGTGAAGGCTGAGGAAGCGAGTGTAACTAAAACAGAAACGAGTGTTATGAAAGTTGAGAAAAAAGAACCAGTAAAACAAGATGACTCATCAGAAGTAAAGGAACCTGAAAAACAAGTAGACCCAACAAATAGTTTTGATATAGTAGGAAATAAGACCAATCTTAAAAATAAAATTGACTCATTAACATATTCTATAACTGCCGAAAAAAAAGCTGAATTAACAGCTAGAGTGGAAAAACTTACTACGATGGAAGAGGTAAGGGCAATTGAGCAAGAATTAGACAAGCTAATCATGGAGCAGAAGCTACAAATGCAAAAAGATGCTGTTTCAGAAGTAATTAAAACTTTTTACAAACAGGGAAAGTTATCTAAAGATGAAAGTGATAAATTGCTTAAAAGAATTGCTGAGTCTAAAACAGTTGAAGAAGTTGATGCCATTTATGGAGAAGTCTCTCATTTAGTCAATCCAAATGCTCTTATAGAAAGAAAAGAAAAACTAATAAAGAAAATAAAAGAGTTGATGAATCAAGGAAAGTTAACTAAAGACCAAGGAGATGCTTTTTTAAAGAGAGTAGAAGCTGGTCTTTTAGAAGAATGGGACCAAATTGAAGTAGAAGTTGATAAACAAGTAAAAGATAATGAAGCAACTCTAGTAGGAGTTTTTAAAGAAAAATATGCTAAAGTTGAAAATGGTATTAATCAGTATATTCAACAAGGAAAATTGACAAAAGATCAAGGAGATAAATTCCTAGCTAAACTTAAAACTTGTCAAACAATTGAAGAATTAGATGCTTTGTGGAATGAAGTAGAAAAGCAAGTTAATGACAATGCCACAACTAATACTAAACCAGCAATAAAACCAGCACCTGTAAATCCTAAACTACCTCAAACTGGTGAAAAACAAACAATGGTTACTGTAGTAATTGGATTAATGATTATTTTAGGAGCAGGGTTCGTATTCTTTAAGAAAAGACAAACCAAAAATAATTAAAACTAGCTAATTTAAAAAGCTGATGAACATTCTCGTTCATCAGCTTTTTTCATAAAAATTTTATGCCCACTCGCCGTTTCTAAAAACAGGAACGCGTGTACCATCTTTTTTAATACCATCAATATTCATTTTGTCAGAACCAACCATGAAGTCCACGTGAGTTAGACTGCGGTTAAGACCAGCTGCTTCTAATTCTTCTTCACTCATCTCAGTACCACCTTTAATATTAAAGGCATAAGCTGAACCTAAAGCTAAGTGATTAGAGGCATTTTCATCAAATAAAGTATTGAAGAAAGTTAAACCAGATTGGGAGATTTGAGAGCTATCAGGTACTAAGGCAACTTCACCTAAACTTTTAGCTCCTTCATCTGTTTCTAGTAATTTTTTAAGAACTTCTTCACCTTTTTCAGCCTTAGCATCGACTACTTTACCGTCTTTAAATGTAAATGTCATATTTTCTAAGGTATTACCTGAGTAGCTTAGAGGTTTTGTACTAACAATCACACCATCAATTCTGCGGTTATCAGGGGCAGTGAAGACTTCTTCGGTAGGCATATTAGCCATGAAGCGTTCACCACGAACGTTGACACTACCGGCACCTTCCCAGTGATGATTTTCAGGTAAACCAATGATTAAATCAGTACCTGGAGCAGTATAATGTAGTGAATCAAACTGTTCAGCATTTAATTCAGCAGCTTTTGCTTCAAGAGATTTATCATGAGCAACCCATGCAGCAACTGGATCTTCTTCATAAATACGAGTTGTTTTAAAAATAGCATCCCATAAAGCATCTACTTGCTCTTCGTTAGTAGAAAGTTCAGGGAAAACTTTTTTAGCCCATTGAGTACCAGCAGCAGCTGCAACTACCCAACTAACTTTATTTGCTTGTGTTGCTTGGCGAAGTGGCATCATTGCTTTACCCATAGCAGATTGGAAAGTAGATAATCGATCATTATCAACACCAGCATAAGCATCAGGATCTTGAGAAACAATACCAATACGGCTTGCCCCTTTTTCTACCCAATCGTTTATCTCGTCAATCTTATATTGGGGAACAGTTTCGATAACTTCTTGATCAGCGTTAATAAAAGTTTCACGACTGACAGAATCATCAGCCCACTGAACGATAACTTGTTTTGCGCCTAGTTTATAAGCTTCTTCAACAATATGACGAGCTAAAGGAGCTTGCTCTACTTGAATTGAAAGAACAACTGTGTGACTTTTTTGAACATTAACGCCAACCTCAACAATCAATTTAGCGTATTTTTTTAATAACGTATCGAAATTTTGTAAGACCATAAATGAAATCCTCCTAATAGTTTTATTTGTTTAAATAGTAGCATAAGAACAGGGTTATATCAATTGAAGCATAGGGAAAAGCACTTACAAAAAAAATTAAATTTTTTTAAAAAATGACAAAATTTTTACATAAATTAATTGTATTATTAGAAATACATGATACAATTAAGTTAGGATAGAAAAACAAAAAAGTTTTTTTATTTGAATTGTTTTTTTACAAAAAAAAATAAAATTAAAAAGGTGGGTGTGTCTTATGGCTAGAAGAAAAACAATCACAAGAGAACATATTTTAAATGCTACTCATGAAGTTGTTGCAACGGAAGGATTTTCAGGTTTTACAGCACGTAACATTGCCAGCAAAATGAAAAGTTCGACACAACCGATTTATTTAGAGTTTAAAAACATGGAAGAATTGCGAGAGGCTTTTTTTGAAGAAGTTGAAGATTATTTGAGAAATGAAGTTTTTAACAAAGAAGTTTCAGGGGATCCAATCATCGACTTAACTCTAAATTATGTCGAGTTTGCACGGAAAGAAAAGATGTTATTCCGCGCATTATTTGTTGAAGATCACGCTGGTGGTCAATTGTTAAATGAGTTTGGGTTAAAGATGTTTATCGAAAAAGCAAAAGACTCAGAATTATATCAAGGGGTTTCAGATGAGGAATTGAACACGGCCTTTCTAGGTAACTGGATTACAGCAACTGGCTTAGCGTCACTTGCGACAAGTGAAAGAATTCATCCGACAACTGAAGAGATGGTAAGTATTTTGAATATCGTAAACAAATCAATCAAGAGAAACCCAACATTTACGATTACTATGTAATCGGACTTGTTTGGCGCCTATTCGTTCGGAAAAGGCGCCTTTTTTTATTGTGAACAAAACAAAAAACCATCAATATTTTTTTAGAATAAAGATGGTTTTTTATCTAATTTAATTTACTTTTTTCAACTAAAATTTTCGCAAATGATTGAAGAGCTACAATATCTTGTTCTTCAGGTGCAAGTTCAACCTTAACAGATTGAGCACCTTTAGTAGCGCCAACAGAAGCGAATGCTTTATCAAATTGATCAACTACTTGGCAGAAGTATGGATAAAATGTATCCCCACTACCAACAACACCGTAAACTTTTCCAGTTAAATCAAGGTCTAATAATTCTTCATGGAAATCAATAATTTCATCTGGTAGTAAAAAGTCGTCATACGTATAAGAAGCCACAATACAAATGTCAGCATCTAAAAAGTCAGCTGCATCTACTTGGGTACATTCGTTAACTTCAACCTCGACATCATGTGATTCTAAAGCCTCAGCAACGATATCTGCAATTTCCTCTGTGTTACCAGTAAGACTTGCATAAACGATTTTAGCAACAGTCACTAAAAAAACCC harbors:
- a CDS encoding DNA topology modulation protein, with amino-acid sequence MKKICIIGSSGAGKSTLANKLGTKLTLDIHHLDAYFWQPGWMMCSSSEQIAIQNQLVKKHSWIIDGNYGDTLNLRIKASDTIIFLDIPRLTCLYHVLKRVIRYNNKTRPDMGKDCPEKFDPSFLKWTWNFRKNQRPHILKELSNLSNNQEVIILHSTKEINAFLDSL
- a CDS encoding flavodoxin, which encodes MTVAKIVYASLTGNTEEIADIVAEALESHDVEVEVNECTQVDAADFLDADICIVASYTYDDFLLPDEIIDFHEELLDLDLTGKVYGVVGSGDTFYPYFCQVVDQFDKAFASVGATKGAQSVKVELAPEEQDIVALQSFAKILVEKSKLN
- a CDS encoding aminopeptidase; the encoded protein is MVLQNFDTLLKKYAKLIVEVGVNVQKSHTVVLSIQVEQAPLARHIVEEAYKLGAKQVIVQWADDSVSRETFINADQEVIETVPQYKIDEINDWVEKGASRIGIVSQDPDAYAGVDNDRLSTFQSAMGKAMMPLRQATQANKVSWVVAAAAGTQWAKKVFPELSTNEEQVDALWDAIFKTTRIYEEDPVAAWVAHDKSLEAKAAELNAEQFDSLHYTAPGTDLIIGLPENHHWEGAGSVNVRGERFMANMPTEEVFTAPDNRRIDGVIVSTKPLSYSGNTLENMTFTFKDGKVVDAKAEKGEEVLKKLLETDEGAKSLGEVALVPDSSQISQSGLTFFNTLFDENASNHLALGSAYAFNIKGGTEMSEEELEAAGLNRSLTHVDFMVGSDKMNIDGIKKDGTRVPVFRNGEWA
- a CDS encoding polysaccharide deacetylase family protein, with protein sequence MNKNIKIILLSVLLFSVILIGIDKAYEAVSKDIQLNQKNAKRQLESSSAEQPVKESSSKNELTSVSSTEKEIEKTTSEKRVALTFDDGPNPKTTPEVLKALDEYQVKATFFLLGTNAQSNPDIVKDIKKANHEIASHTNAHSDLTTLTPEQVEADIDKSDQAIKEITGEKPAYIRPPYGAVNKKVAGIIKRPLIQWSVDSNDWSLKNKEKIAERVKSTVYPGSIILLHDIQEQSAKALPDILTFLKEENYELVTISELLNSPKEVLNYYGSKDNRPVK
- a CDS encoding LPXTG cell wall anchor domain-containing protein — encoded protein: MRKRVIGCLIVGMLALGLGGVVKAEEASVTKTETSVMKVEKKEPVKQDDSSEVKEPEKQVDPTNSFDIVGNKTNLKNKIDSLTYSITAEKKAELTARVEKLTTMEEVRAIEQELDKLIMEQKLQMQKDAVSEVIKTFYKQGKLSKDESDKLLKRIAESKTVEEVDAIYGEVSHLVNPNALIERKEKLIKKIKELMNQGKLTKDQGDAFLKRVEAGLLEEWDQIEVEVDKQVKDNEATLVGVFKEKYAKVENGINQYIQQGKLTKDQGDKFLAKLKTCQTIEELDALWNEVEKQVNDNATTNTKPAIKPAPVNPKLPQTGEKQTMVTVVIGLMIILGAGFVFFKKRQTKNN
- a CDS encoding LPXTG cell wall anchor domain-containing protein: MKKRMLGFVLVSSLMLGFGIGAKAEEAEVNKTDESVTAVANEDINKEEGETSEPVKQVDPPKQVDQDVAAQKIEVKQKVESLNDTNAKDKVPGLLSRLEKAVTMEEVQAISNEASQLWADYALAIEVNSYKNTISDLQKLNKITKEKADELIAKLDNAKTSQEAKDIFSEVAGLIDGNALVEKRDKLTSKVNELVKQGKLTKEQGDKFLGQIEVSRYVAELEIIEAEVDKQVKLNETSGEANFKEKYAAIESSIKQYVEQNKLTKEQGDNFLAKLKKCQTIDELNALSNEIEKQVKDNEASKTTTTKPKSILPQTGEKQTIMSVVIGLVFLLGVGVVFFKKRQRKS
- a CDS encoding TetR/AcrR family transcriptional regulator, which translates into the protein MARRKTITREHILNATHEVVATEGFSGFTARNIASKMKSSTQPIYLEFKNMEELREAFFEEVEDYLRNEVFNKEVSGDPIIDLTLNYVEFARKEKMLFRALFVEDHAGGQLLNEFGLKMFIEKAKDSELYQGVSDEELNTAFLGNWITATGLASLATSERIHPTTEEMVSILNIVNKSIKRNPTFTITM
- a CDS encoding GTP-binding protein, with the translated sequence MKKIINVGIVAHVDAGKTSLTEKLYSKTHTLYEAGSIKKANTVTDTLELEKERGITIKSASVSLEWKESKINLIDMPGHIEFFGEVIRGLNVIDVAVLVVSSVGELPTQTRRIFDTLKEAKIPTIFFINKTDVSTAQPDYIMSEITNKLTKNLIDLTQSKEEIVDKIIERDETLLERFIDGNKISEEEIQKAYNKSTLLGNIFPTIHGSAISGEGIEVLLDSLNQLELPSKEKELLAYLYKITFTNGQKQAFFKLIAGQINRYETQLLNGADSIKMNRFFCLEDNQFVLSDTVHPNEIFMIPNEERLKIGDWIGNRPPKEISLPKPTLKITFEIEQKERLILLDLLKEMTIEDPLLQMAIDPDTSEISVNIFGRVQKEYVEESLRRRYNFTTLSLSLPKVVYKEVVKEKGYGTIEVDESLNPYWATMTLSIEANDNQGICFNSLVTTGYLKQSFQHAIETSVKESIKTGLYDYELINATITLTDAEFFSPVSTPSEFRQLTPYALYKALLNAGTFIVEPILEISLITDKQYLGKAISELSKLEATILQVNETNSEVEVKARLAQSDYLIFEEKLNDLFKGQAYLKEKVIDYQKVQNQELYQQGTVDRIKSLLIKEN